A stretch of Imperialibacter roseus DNA encodes these proteins:
- a CDS encoding MFS transporter, with product MSETDNKNRLFYGSCFALITTAFTFSIRAGILPQLGQEFNLTAEQLGFINSMWFLGFPISMIIGGLVYYSVGPKVIMQVALLSHAIGILLTIYAGGYWTLIISTLFIGFGNGCTEAACNPMIADSYSGTTMNKMLNRFHMWFPGGIVIGSLISKFMTDAGMTWQSQIWVLIIPTLIYAYLFWGQTFPKPKIEGQSSLAENFKAMISPVYIFLFVFMAFTAISEFGPQQWVNIVLNSSGVSGMVLLALTTGVMAVGRFFAGPVVKALGQTGVLLGGAIFTFIGIYLFSTVTGPTAYAAAVIFAIGVCYFWPVMVGAVAQRAPLSGALGMSIVGGVGMFSTSIWQPIIGGWIDDARAEALSQGLTGDALELAAGQETLTTMLFFPGILIVAFTIFFFWQKGKKPAVEAAH from the coding sequence ATGTCTGAAACAGATAACAAGAACAGGTTATTTTACGGCAGTTGCTTTGCGCTGATCACTACTGCCTTCACCTTTTCGATTCGGGCGGGAATTTTACCCCAGCTGGGCCAGGAATTCAACCTGACTGCCGAACAACTTGGCTTCATCAATTCAATGTGGTTTTTGGGCTTTCCCATCTCCATGATCATTGGGGGGCTGGTTTACTACTCAGTAGGCCCTAAAGTTATCATGCAGGTGGCCCTCTTATCACATGCCATAGGAATTCTGCTCACCATCTATGCAGGTGGTTACTGGACCCTGATCATCTCGACACTTTTCATTGGCTTTGGCAACGGCTGTACTGAAGCAGCATGTAACCCAATGATTGCTGACTCCTATTCGGGTACAACGATGAATAAAATGCTAAACAGGTTCCATATGTGGTTCCCTGGGGGCATTGTTATTGGTAGCCTTATTTCAAAGTTCATGACCGACGCAGGCATGACCTGGCAGTCTCAAATTTGGGTGCTTATCATCCCCACACTTATCTACGCTTACCTTTTCTGGGGACAAACATTCCCTAAACCTAAGATTGAAGGCCAGTCTTCATTGGCTGAAAACTTCAAGGCGATGATCTCACCAGTTTACATTTTCCTCTTTGTGTTCATGGCCTTTACAGCCATTTCAGAATTTGGTCCTCAGCAGTGGGTAAACATTGTACTCAATAGCAGTGGCGTTAGCGGCATGGTGTTATTGGCGTTAACCACAGGTGTAATGGCAGTAGGCCGATTCTTCGCCGGCCCGGTTGTAAAAGCTCTCGGCCAAACCGGTGTTTTACTTGGAGGAGCTATTTTCACTTTCATAGGAATCTACTTATTCAGTACAGTTACCGGCCCTACGGCTTACGCTGCAGCCGTTATATTTGCCATTGGCGTTTGCTATTTCTGGCCAGTAATGGTTGGAGCAGTTGCGCAACGGGCGCCCCTTAGCGGTGCTCTCGGTATGTCGATCGTTGGCGGTGTGGGTATGTTTTCTACCTCTATCTGGCAGCCAATTATTGGCGGATGGATTGACGATGCCAGAGCTGAAGCGTTGTCGCAGGGCCTTACCGGAGATGCGCTGGAATTAGCCGCAGGACAAGAGACGTTGACTACCATGTTATTCTTCCCAGGCATCCTGATAGTGGCATTCACCATCTTCTTCTTCTGGCAGAAAGGTAAGAAGCCTGCCGTTGAAGCCGCACACTAA
- a CDS encoding FecR family protein encodes MIELLAKYLSGNASLEEQQQVEEWRNENQEEFLSFSEAWSATDVKSFDVEKARDSVMGRISTQKNFTKPSEPRGGFSVKLWAVAASVIVLLGIGYFLFIGGGTSSSDEITVDGWVVVETDAGETRDVELSDGSVVSMSDMSRLSYPTQFAEERRVVFNGKAFFDITPDPDRAFKVETVEAMVTVVGTSFQVKTESEAKYSEVIVETGVVSLTKKPQPNVAERPIKVELFPGETGVVRREGQGVSKSKNMNQNYLAWKTNKMVFKQTSMKEVVSTLNEVYKADIKLANKDIGDCRLTATFDGKPINEVMEVISQTFSFEVTGSKNKYEISGKACR; translated from the coding sequence ATGATAGAATTGTTGGCTAAGTACCTCTCAGGTAATGCCAGTTTAGAAGAGCAGCAGCAAGTTGAAGAATGGAGAAACGAAAATCAAGAGGAGTTTCTTTCGTTCTCAGAAGCATGGTCTGCTACCGATGTAAAGTCCTTTGATGTTGAGAAGGCGAGAGACTCCGTCATGGGCAGGATTTCCACTCAGAAGAATTTCACAAAACCAAGTGAGCCACGTGGTGGCTTCTCCGTGAAATTATGGGCTGTAGCAGCGTCGGTAATAGTGTTGCTGGGTATAGGCTATTTTCTTTTTATAGGAGGTGGCACTAGCAGCAGCGATGAGATAACCGTTGACGGCTGGGTGGTAGTTGAAACAGACGCTGGTGAGACCAGGGATGTTGAGCTGTCCGACGGATCGGTGGTTTCGATGAGTGACATGTCACGCCTTAGCTATCCCACCCAATTTGCCGAAGAAAGAAGAGTAGTGTTCAATGGAAAGGCATTTTTTGACATTACGCCTGACCCTGACCGTGCTTTTAAAGTAGAAACTGTTGAGGCGATGGTGACTGTTGTTGGTACTTCCTTTCAGGTGAAGACTGAAAGTGAAGCGAAATATTCGGAGGTGATTGTTGAAACTGGTGTGGTGAGTCTGACGAAAAAACCACAACCCAATGTGGCTGAGAGACCGATAAAGGTAGAGTTGTTTCCAGGCGAAACAGGTGTGGTTAGAAGGGAAGGCCAGGGCGTGTCGAAGTCGAAGAACATGAACCAAAACTACCTGGCGTGGAAGACCAATAAGATGGTGTTCAAGCAGACAAGCATGAAGGAGGTAGTGAGTACGCTTAACGAAGTTTACAAAGCCGACATTAAGCTCGCAAATAAGGATATTGGTGATTGCCGACTGACAGCCACTTTTGATGGCAAACCTATCAACGAGGTGATGGAAGTAATCAGTCAGACATTTTCTTTTGAAGTGACTGGTTCTAAGAATAAGTACGAAATAAGCGGGAAAGCCTGTAGGTAG
- a CDS encoding AMP-binding protein, which yields MIYNSTIWLNDKRVDLTSADDLSTFDNYEQGILLFIKEWLSGSNRFTLHTSGSTGIPKEIEVTRNQMIASAKATVNFLKIAQKTPVTVCIDARYIGGKMQLVRALIHDLPLQIITPTTRLMDQLDALPSLGLMSLVPLQLYNLLDAAPQILNKASAVLIGGAPVQANYLTKLTSTAPPVYHTYGMTETISHVALKHLNGEDLSDEFTSLPGIELATDDRGCLVITGEVTGNQPVTTNDIVELTSPSTFLWKGRYDNVVNSGGVKIFPEEVDKLIASELDAVVPGAQFFTSGVPDEKLGQRLVLCIESAQNIEVSGLIETLKAKLPAYHAPKHIYILEHFIKTSSGKVDKLKTVDSVLS from the coding sequence TTGATTTACAATAGCACCATCTGGCTAAACGACAAAAGGGTTGATTTGACATCAGCTGACGACTTGAGTACATTCGACAACTACGAACAGGGAATTCTCCTATTCATCAAAGAATGGCTGTCAGGCTCAAATCGGTTCACCCTCCATACATCAGGATCCACCGGCATTCCAAAAGAAATTGAAGTGACCAGGAACCAAATGATCGCCAGCGCTAAGGCAACAGTCAACTTCCTGAAAATCGCCCAGAAGACACCGGTTACGGTTTGCATTGATGCCCGCTACATAGGAGGAAAAATGCAATTGGTGCGTGCACTTATTCATGACCTGCCCTTGCAGATCATTACTCCGACCACCCGGTTAATGGATCAGCTTGATGCGCTGCCCTCGTTGGGCTTAATGTCCCTCGTTCCTCTTCAATTATACAACTTGCTCGACGCAGCCCCGCAAATTTTGAACAAGGCAAGTGCCGTACTCATTGGAGGAGCGCCTGTTCAGGCAAACTATCTGACAAAATTAACCTCGACTGCCCCTCCTGTGTACCATACGTACGGCATGACGGAGACCATATCCCACGTGGCATTAAAGCACCTAAATGGTGAAGACCTCTCAGACGAGTTTACGTCGCTGCCCGGCATTGAACTAGCAACTGATGACCGAGGATGCCTTGTGATAACAGGTGAGGTGACTGGCAACCAACCGGTGACCACCAATGACATCGTTGAACTAACAAGTCCTTCCACCTTTTTATGGAAAGGGCGCTACGACAATGTTGTCAATTCAGGAGGTGTCAAAATTTTTCCTGAAGAAGTGGACAAACTCATTGCCTCCGAACTCGACGCTGTGGTGCCCGGCGCACAGTTCTTCACATCTGGGGTGCCTGACGAAAAACTGGGCCAAAGGTTAGTTCTATGCATTGAGTCGGCTCAAAATATCGAAGTCTCTGGTCTAATTGAAACCTTAAAGGCCAAGCTCCCAGCCTATCATGCCCCGAAGCACATTTACATTTTAGAGCACTTTATAAAAACATCGTCGGGCAAAGTCGACAAATTGAAAACAGTTGATTCAGTTTTGTCTTAA
- a CDS encoding histidine phosphatase family protein, whose product MKQLYIVRHGETQFNREKKVQGRGVNAPLNQTGQEQARAFFNHYKDEKFNKVYVSSLIRTYQSVESFINQGIPHERLEGLDEISWGNKEGLAFEPDIHSHYLTTLEAWQRGELDQRIDGGESPIEVMERQKLAMKYILSKPDEEKVLICMHGRAIRILVCWMLGYPLQLMESFGHSNLGLYVFNYTGGQLSMVTANDVSHLEGVELI is encoded by the coding sequence GTGAAGCAGTTATATATCGTTAGACATGGTGAAACCCAGTTTAACAGGGAGAAAAAGGTTCAGGGAAGAGGAGTAAATGCGCCTTTGAACCAAACAGGGCAGGAGCAAGCCAGGGCATTTTTTAACCACTACAAAGACGAAAAGTTCAATAAGGTGTACGTGTCGTCGCTGATCCGTACCTACCAGTCAGTGGAGTCATTCATAAACCAGGGCATCCCCCACGAGAGACTTGAAGGGCTGGATGAGATTAGCTGGGGTAACAAAGAGGGGCTGGCCTTTGAGCCGGACATCCATAGCCATTATCTGACGACGCTTGAGGCGTGGCAGCGAGGTGAGCTGGATCAGCGGATAGATGGGGGAGAGTCGCCCATAGAGGTCATGGAAAGGCAGAAGCTGGCTATGAAATATATTCTGAGCAAACCAGATGAAGAAAAAGTGCTGATTTGTATGCACGGAAGAGCTATTCGGATTCTTGTGTGCTGGATGCTCGGTTATCCGCTTCAGCTAATGGAGAGCTTTGGCCATTCTAACCTTGGTTTGTACGTTTTCAACTATACCGGGGGGCAGCTTTCGATGGTCACAGCCAACGATGTCAGCCATCTTGAAGGCGTGGAATTAATCTGA
- a CDS encoding XRE family transcriptional regulator has protein sequence MVNINENIRFLRKQKGLTQEQFAEKVGIKRSVVGAYEEGRASPPLETLLKMAELFQITADDFISKNLSKGEEASPIGAGGNSPKFKVLSITVDKDDNENIELVPQKASAGYLNGFADPEYIEELPRFQLPVLPKNATYRAFEISGDSMLPLESGTIIIGQYLESSNDIKNGKTYVLVTSKEGVVYKRVFNYLKDNGKLYLVSDNSVYTPYEIQGSEVLEIWEAKAFISFKFPDDGKSSELSLEKLTQIVLELQQEVVKLKDR, from the coding sequence ATGGTTAATATAAACGAGAACATACGTTTTTTGAGAAAGCAGAAAGGGCTGACACAAGAACAGTTTGCTGAAAAAGTAGGCATCAAACGGTCTGTCGTAGGAGCGTACGAGGAGGGGAGAGCATCCCCGCCACTTGAAACACTTCTTAAGATGGCCGAGCTTTTCCAGATCACAGCGGACGATTTTATCAGTAAAAACCTGAGCAAAGGAGAGGAAGCATCGCCGATTGGAGCTGGTGGAAATTCACCCAAGTTCAAAGTGCTGTCTATTACTGTCGATAAAGATGACAATGAGAACATAGAGCTTGTTCCGCAAAAGGCCTCTGCGGGCTATCTGAATGGTTTTGCTGATCCGGAATATATCGAGGAGCTACCACGTTTTCAGCTGCCCGTGTTGCCAAAAAATGCGACCTACAGAGCGTTTGAGATTAGCGGCGATTCCATGCTGCCTCTTGAAAGTGGCACTATTATCATAGGCCAATACCTGGAGAGTTCGAATGATATAAAAAATGGGAAAACCTATGTGTTGGTGACCAGCAAAGAGGGTGTTGTTTACAAGCGGGTATTCAATTACCTCAAGGACAATGGCAAGCTCTATCTGGTATCAGACAATTCTGTTTACACGCCCTATGAAATTCAGGGAAGTGAGGTGCTCGAAATTTGGGAAGCAAAGGCTTTTATTAGCTTCAAATTTCCTGACGATGGAAAATCGTCAGAGTTGAGCCTGGAAAAGCTCACGCAGATAGTGCTGGAGTTGCAACAGGAAGTTGTTAAGCTGAAGGACCGGTAA
- the menB gene encoding 1,4-dihydroxy-2-naphthoyl-CoA synthase codes for MASKFEWQTIKEYEDIRFEFLEGIAKITINRPEVRNAFRPQTVNEMSEAMDYCREDPDVYVVVLTGEGDKAFCSGGDQNVKGIGGYVGKDGVPRLNVLDLQKKIRSLPKPVVAMVNGFAIGGGHVLHVVCDLTIASENAIFGQTGPKVGSFDAGFGSSYLARHVGQKKAREIWFLCQQYSAKEAEDMGMVNKVVPLDQLEETTVEWCRIMMQRSPMALRMIKMGLNAELDGQAGIQELAGNATLLYYFTEEAQEGKNAFLEKRAPDFKKFPKFP; via the coding sequence ATGGCATCAAAATTTGAATGGCAAACGATAAAGGAGTACGAAGACATTCGCTTTGAATTCCTGGAAGGAATAGCCAAAATAACTATCAACCGCCCGGAAGTACGCAACGCATTCAGACCGCAAACAGTCAATGAAATGTCGGAGGCAATGGACTACTGCCGGGAAGACCCGGACGTTTACGTGGTTGTGCTTACGGGGGAAGGCGACAAGGCATTTTGTAGCGGTGGCGATCAAAACGTAAAAGGCATTGGTGGATATGTGGGCAAGGACGGCGTACCCCGCCTGAATGTGCTTGACCTGCAAAAGAAAATACGGTCACTGCCTAAGCCTGTGGTAGCCATGGTCAATGGATTCGCCATTGGTGGTGGTCACGTACTTCACGTGGTTTGCGACCTCACTATTGCTTCAGAAAATGCTATTTTCGGACAAACAGGCCCTAAAGTGGGGAGCTTCGATGCTGGCTTTGGCTCGAGCTACCTGGCCCGCCATGTAGGGCAAAAGAAGGCCCGTGAGATCTGGTTTCTTTGTCAGCAATACAGCGCCAAAGAAGCTGAAGACATGGGCATGGTTAATAAAGTGGTACCGCTCGATCAGTTGGAGGAAACTACAGTGGAGTGGTGCAGAATCATGATGCAGCGCAGTCCAATGGCTCTGAGAATGATCAAGATGGGGCTCAACGCTGAACTGGATGGGCAGGCTGGCATTCAGGAACTGGCCGGTAATGCAACTTTGCTCTATTATTTCACTGAGGAAGCCCAGGAAGGAAAAAATGCTTTTCTCGAAAAGAGAGCACCTGACTTCAAGAAATTTCCAAAGTTCCCATAA
- a CDS encoding carboxypeptidase-like regulatory domain-containing protein — protein sequence MKSYRFHFLFSILLMGCCCTVSAQSQKSVLDRVIDVQVWEVNLDSAIIRVSEVSGIFFSYNADIVPIKQKFTLAESNKSVKYVLSKLLTGTGLEYKLIGDQIIIFKPQVAVEEAKFKEHVMLFGTVTDDATGAPIEGVNVFVAKSMLGDGTDQNGFFSIDHLPLGTYEVTFSHVAYQLGVKRINIQDTSDIALRIALISKLDQLESIEIISTKDKSWERHLRAFQTAFLGSTPNASRCVITNDHVLDFQYYGNDDLLIGYASEPLIIENWALGYRIYYVLELFEQRGGTTRYVGKSRFEELIPSDEGELKRWNKNRLRAYRGSLEHFIRSLTANRLRKEGFLVYKVYDLPTSGPVPFYEVTINSIMKNGSHPYEKKLSFKDYLQVMYLRETEPMSYLEEKQKLLSNNLASPAGLNYRMAGESGGSRQVSYLQLNIPTVSVDKRGFIYDPLAVTTLGYWSWERLAESLPIEYEPETRPRK from the coding sequence ATGAAATCGTATAGATTTCATTTTTTGTTTTCAATTCTACTGATGGGCTGTTGCTGTACGGTGAGTGCGCAAAGCCAGAAGTCCGTATTGGACAGAGTGATTGACGTTCAGGTTTGGGAGGTAAATCTGGACTCCGCAATTATCAGGGTGTCGGAAGTTTCTGGTATTTTTTTCTCTTACAACGCCGATATCGTACCAATCAAACAGAAATTCACATTAGCTGAGTCCAATAAGTCAGTCAAGTATGTGCTGAGTAAGCTTCTTACCGGCACGGGCCTGGAGTATAAGCTCATCGGAGATCAGATCATTATATTCAAGCCTCAGGTGGCTGTTGAGGAAGCCAAGTTTAAGGAGCATGTGATGCTTTTTGGTACTGTAACTGATGATGCCACCGGCGCTCCAATCGAAGGAGTAAATGTTTTTGTTGCAAAGTCCATGTTGGGGGATGGCACTGATCAGAATGGCTTTTTTAGTATCGATCACCTGCCCTTAGGCACTTATGAGGTCACTTTTTCGCATGTGGCTTATCAGCTGGGAGTAAAAAGGATCAACATTCAGGATACTTCGGACATTGCGTTGCGAATTGCTTTGATTTCGAAACTGGACCAACTTGAAAGCATTGAGATTATCTCCACCAAAGACAAAAGCTGGGAGCGGCACCTTCGGGCATTCCAAACGGCTTTCCTGGGCTCCACACCAAATGCTTCCCGCTGTGTGATTACAAATGACCACGTGCTGGATTTTCAGTACTATGGAAACGATGACCTGCTCATAGGATATGCCAGCGAGCCACTGATTATTGAGAACTGGGCCCTGGGTTATAGGATTTATTATGTACTGGAATTGTTTGAGCAACGGGGAGGCACAACGAGATATGTTGGGAAATCCAGGTTTGAAGAGCTGATCCCTTCTGATGAAGGCGAGCTAAAGAGGTGGAACAAGAACCGCTTGCGGGCCTACCGTGGGTCGTTGGAGCATTTCATCAGGTCGCTAACGGCCAACAGACTGCGAAAAGAAGGGTTTCTTGTTTACAAGGTCTATGATTTACCAACTTCAGGTCCGGTACCTTTTTACGAAGTTACAATCAATAGCATAATGAAAAATGGCTCACATCCCTATGAGAAAAAGCTGTCATTTAAAGACTATCTCCAGGTAATGTATCTTCGGGAGACAGAGCCAATGTCGTACCTTGAGGAAAAGCAGAAGCTTCTTAGTAATAACCTGGCCTCACCAGCTGGGCTAAACTACAGGATGGCGGGAGAGTCAGGAGGAAGCAGGCAGGTGTCTTACTTGCAGCTGAATATTCCCACGGTGTCAGTAGACAAAAGGGGTTTTATTTACGATCCATTGGCGGTGACTACTTTGGGTTATTGGTCATGGGAAAGGTTGGCGGAAAGCCTGCCGATTGAATATGAGCCGGAAACCCGACCTCGCAAATAA
- the menD gene encoding 2-succinyl-5-enolpyruvyl-6-hydroxy-3-cyclohexene-1-carboxylic-acid synthase: MVIKAINDIASICYLKGLRNVVLSPGSRCAPLTLAFNRHGDFNIYTIPDERAAAFIALGMAERTETPTILICTSGTAVLNYAPAVTEAYYRNIPLLVLTADRPPEWLEQWDGQTINQKAIFEPHIKKSFSFPDSFEHKDALWFSHRLVNEAINCCSSLENGPVHINVPLREPFYPEKGEKLVFDKAIKLIDEPAFENSPGKDTLLRLSEELNQPAKIVIVVGQHKPDKSLIDALSIVSLKLNIPVVADIIANLHGFAGTIRHSDAFLPKASASLKPDLLITLGQSVISKNLKLFLRQHRASAHWHIAQAGHIPDPMQSLTRIVRMSPTHFFKQLLDTGVTPKSQEFMESWRSLDEKVKENFNSIFTHQPFNEFQAAYRFIKSISGEAKLHLANSMAVRYANFVGLSSQQNNISVHANRGTSGIDGSTSTAVGITLTCAVPNYLITGDVSFFYDINAFWHNYLPTNFKILLLNNHGGGIFRLIPGPSQQPELEELFETQQPRSATRMAEEFGFSYFKSTGEEDFNSQLISFMEDENRAIFEVETNKENNQLFFNHFKSHINT, encoded by the coding sequence ATGGTAATCAAAGCAATAAACGATATAGCCAGCATTTGTTACCTGAAAGGACTGCGTAATGTTGTGCTTTCTCCCGGGTCACGATGTGCACCCCTTACGCTGGCCTTCAACCGGCATGGCGACTTCAACATATACACAATCCCCGATGAGCGGGCAGCTGCGTTTATCGCATTGGGCATGGCTGAAAGGACAGAAACTCCAACGATACTTATCTGCACATCGGGCACCGCTGTACTGAACTATGCTCCAGCGGTCACTGAGGCTTATTACCGAAACATCCCCTTGCTGGTGCTAACAGCTGACCGACCACCAGAATGGCTGGAACAATGGGATGGCCAAACAATCAATCAGAAGGCAATATTTGAGCCTCATATAAAAAAGTCTTTCAGTTTCCCTGACAGTTTCGAACATAAGGATGCCTTATGGTTCTCGCATCGCTTGGTGAACGAGGCTATCAACTGCTGCAGCTCGCTCGAGAATGGCCCGGTTCATATCAATGTCCCTTTGAGGGAGCCTTTCTATCCGGAAAAAGGCGAAAAATTGGTCTTTGACAAGGCCATAAAGCTCATAGACGAACCGGCATTTGAAAACTCTCCAGGCAAAGACACACTTTTGCGCCTATCAGAAGAACTAAACCAGCCTGCCAAAATTGTCATAGTCGTTGGGCAGCACAAACCCGACAAGTCGCTTATCGACGCTCTTTCGATTGTATCGCTTAAGCTCAATATTCCTGTCGTAGCCGACATCATTGCCAACCTGCATGGCTTTGCAGGCACTATCAGGCATTCGGATGCTTTTTTACCAAAAGCCTCTGCTAGTTTAAAGCCTGACCTTCTGATCACTTTAGGGCAATCAGTGATCAGCAAAAATCTCAAACTGTTTCTCAGGCAGCACCGGGCCAGCGCCCATTGGCATATTGCCCAGGCTGGCCACATTCCGGATCCGATGCAATCGCTTACAAGAATTGTCAGGATGAGTCCCACTCACTTTTTCAAACAACTACTTGACACGGGTGTTACTCCAAAATCGCAGGAATTCATGGAAAGCTGGAGAAGCCTCGATGAGAAAGTGAAGGAGAATTTTAACAGCATTTTTACTCACCAACCTTTCAACGAATTTCAAGCAGCATACAGGTTTATCAAAAGCATTTCAGGAGAAGCCAAATTGCACCTTGCCAATAGCATGGCGGTGAGATATGCCAATTTTGTAGGCCTCAGTTCCCAGCAAAATAATATTTCTGTGCATGCGAACAGAGGCACCAGCGGTATAGATGGCAGCACCAGCACCGCAGTCGGCATTACGCTCACTTGTGCTGTCCCCAACTATCTGATTACAGGGGATGTGTCTTTCTTCTACGACATCAACGCCTTTTGGCACAATTACCTGCCCACCAATTTCAAGATCTTACTATTAAACAATCACGGAGGCGGGATTTTCCGGCTTATCCCCGGGCCTTCCCAGCAACCAGAACTTGAGGAGCTTTTTGAAACGCAACAACCAAGAAGTGCCACAAGAATGGCAGAGGAATTTGGTTTTAGCTATTTCAAAAGCACCGGCGAGGAAGATTTCAATAGCCAGCTGATCTCATTTATGGAAGATGAGAATCGGGCTATCTTTGAAGTAGAAACAAACAAGGAAAACAATCAGTTGTTCTTTAATCATTTCAAATCTCATATAAACACCTGA
- a CDS encoding chorismate-binding protein, protein MKEKSSTETEIRELHIREIISGAINGKKSFAFWKKQGQPQLLGIVDLGEQPSTDKGDLEEASPGFAVSPFLNEGRKKNIKINADLVFAPTDNSSGFQVNPAVGVSNEQTDSFIRGTFEPLRPALLEAYFPATDMVAASQKGNFIDIVNKAKENIKAEVFNKVVPSRYTDVPYPPGWDFISAFEKLHQLYPNAFVYVFGIPGVGIWMGATPELLLSIVDGRWFKSVALAGTQRIPESGDLSQVAWTQKEIEEQALVCRYIINCFKKIRLREYEEKGPKSIKAGNMAHLKTEFYVDMEAVNFPQLGSVMLDLLHPTSAVCGMPLEPSLQFLKEFEGFDREFYTGYLGPVNMQGSTQLYVNLRSMKLLSNRARLFAGAGVTEDSIAEKEFEETDLKLQTLMCLF, encoded by the coding sequence TTGAAGGAGAAGAGCAGTACGGAAACAGAGATCAGAGAGCTTCACATCAGGGAGATCATTTCGGGAGCCATTAATGGGAAGAAATCGTTCGCTTTTTGGAAAAAACAAGGTCAACCCCAACTCCTCGGTATCGTTGATCTGGGCGAGCAACCGTCAACAGACAAGGGAGACTTAGAAGAAGCAAGCCCTGGTTTTGCTGTAAGCCCCTTCCTGAACGAGGGTAGAAAAAAAAATATCAAAATCAATGCGGATCTTGTATTTGCCCCGACCGACAACAGTTCAGGTTTCCAGGTAAATCCGGCCGTTGGCGTAAGTAATGAGCAAACTGACTCGTTTATCCGGGGCACATTTGAACCCCTGCGGCCAGCATTACTTGAGGCATACTTTCCGGCAACTGACATGGTAGCTGCCAGCCAAAAAGGCAACTTTATTGACATTGTAAACAAGGCAAAAGAGAACATCAAAGCAGAAGTTTTTAATAAAGTGGTGCCTTCCCGGTATACAGACGTTCCATACCCGCCAGGCTGGGACTTTATATCCGCTTTTGAAAAGCTTCACCAGCTATACCCCAACGCCTTCGTCTATGTTTTTGGCATTCCAGGGGTTGGTATATGGATGGGAGCCACTCCCGAGCTTTTGCTCAGCATAGTGGATGGCAGGTGGTTTAAGAGCGTGGCTTTGGCTGGCACGCAAAGGATTCCCGAATCAGGCGACCTATCCCAGGTGGCCTGGACACAAAAAGAAATTGAAGAACAAGCTTTGGTTTGCCGGTACATTATCAACTGCTTTAAAAAAATACGATTGAGGGAGTATGAAGAAAAGGGCCCTAAATCTATCAAAGCAGGTAATATGGCGCACCTCAAAACGGAGTTCTACGTGGACATGGAAGCTGTCAATTTTCCACAGCTGGGCAGTGTAATGCTGGATTTACTTCACCCCACTTCGGCTGTATGTGGCATGCCTCTTGAGCCATCGTTACAGTTCCTCAAGGAGTTTGAAGGCTTCGACAGGGAGTTTTACACAGGCTATCTGGGGCCTGTGAATATGCAGGGTAGCACCCAGCTTTATGTTAACTTACGATCCATGAAGCTACTTTCAAACAGGGCCAGGTTATTTGCGGGAGCTGGAGTTACCGAAGATTCGATAGCGGAAAAAGAATTTGAAGAAACCGACCTGAAACTTCAAACGCTTATGTGCCTGTTCTAA
- a CDS encoding RNA polymerase sigma-70 factor — translation MTESDFLLVERLRNKEEGAFEIVFNSFYSILCSYANKYLNDPESAEEIVQDVFVKFWEKCESLAPDSSVKSYLFRSVHNTCLNHLKHLKVRDAYKHYVVNYLEKESTYAYGIHEEPDLEQKIEVAISSLPPQCQRIFRMSRFDGLKYQEIADHIGISVKTVEVQMGKALRLLREKLKDFLKDN, via the coding sequence TTGACAGAGTCTGATTTTTTACTGGTTGAGCGGTTACGCAATAAGGAGGAAGGGGCATTTGAGATTGTTTTCAACTCGTTCTACTCGATTCTTTGCAGCTATGCTAACAAATACCTGAATGACCCGGAGTCGGCGGAAGAAATTGTGCAGGACGTATTTGTTAAGTTTTGGGAGAAGTGCGAGTCGCTGGCTCCCGACTCGTCTGTCAAATCTTATCTGTTCAGGTCGGTTCACAACACTTGCCTTAACCACCTGAAGCATTTGAAGGTAAGGGACGCCTACAAGCATTATGTTGTCAACTACCTCGAAAAAGAATCAACCTACGCTTATGGGATTCACGAAGAGCCGGATTTGGAACAAAAGATTGAGGTGGCAATAAGCTCGCTGCCTCCACAGTGTCAGCGAATTTTTAGAATGAGCAGGTTTGACGGGTTGAAATACCAGGAGATAGCCGACCATATTGGCATTTCGGTGAAGACCGTTGAAGTGCAGATGGGTAAGGCACTTAGGTTGCTGCGTGAAAAGCTGAAAGATTTCTTGAAAGACAATTGA